A portion of the Musa acuminata AAA Group cultivar baxijiao chromosome BXJ1-1, Cavendish_Baxijiao_AAA, whole genome shotgun sequence genome contains these proteins:
- the LOC103999337 gene encoding BEL1-like homeodomain protein 4: MGITTQPSQPACAFLCLPKSASSAHPGHISPPTSMSQGFHHSIFSFSDGFDRPTSQQQQHHVAQQSRRDKLRVQGFDAAGNPLVPIDGAGEEAGIYEPPAVGASNMLSDMFGFGAAGPSATELLASQISGGYRLPQSSAAMGGFSGEWYGARHGGFFGASGSLSSIGESTSKHHRDDAQQHPMMGLNDDSAAAMQLFLTNPPQPTPPPPELRPPRSPSSPSQAPPPTLPDHHRQAFRSFGEASFGGGVVEGRGLSLSLSSSLQQFDMAKADELRVREGVLYFNQQQPKLHPALHSQGHGHDGQVHMGYGAIDAISVLRNSKYARAAQELLEEFCSVGRGQLTGTKLGRKRGGSSNPNANPSGGGGSSSAAAACSSSPKLDTTPLSSADKFEYQRRKAKLISMLDEVDRRYTHYCDQMQVVVNSFDSVVGFGAAAPYTALAQKAMSRHFRCLKDAIAAQLKQTCETLGEKEVASNPGITKGETPRLRLLDQSLRQQRAFHQMGMMDQEAWRPQRGLPERSVNILRAWLFEHFLHPYPSDADKLLLSRQTGLSRNQVSNWFINARVRLWKPMVEEMYQQEFEGEAGQSVKGEASHAQSSQPPQQEGGTSASSSSHRHFGTTPGIPPPDAAVRPHGQSSGSGGGEGILIQPVRLGATGDVSLTLGLQHAGGNASEKTRFSAGDLGG; this comes from the exons ATGGGGATAACGACGCAGCCGTCTCAGCCCGCCTGTGCCTTCCTCTGCCTGCCGAAGTCCGCCTCGAGTGCCCACCCCGGGCATATTTCTCCTCCCACGTCTATGTCCCAAGGGTTCCACCACAGCATCTTCAGCTTCTCCGATGGGTTCGACCGGCCGACGAGCCAACAGCAGCAGCACCACGTCGCCCAGCAAAGCCGGAGGGATAAGCTGAGGGTGCAGGGGTTCGACGCGGCAGGCAACCCGCTCGTCCCCATCGATGGGGCCGGCGAGGAGGCCGGCATCTACGAGCCGCCTGCCGTCGGAGCCAGCAACATGCTGTCGGACATGTTCGGTTTCGGGGCGGCCGGACCTTCGGCCACCGAGCTTCTCGCTAGCCAGATATCCGGCGGCTACCGCCTCCCGCAGAGTTCAGCAGCCATGGGCGGCTTCTCCGGCGAGTGGTACGGAGCCCGTCATGGAGGATTCTTTGGAGCTTCTGGGAGTTTGAGCTCAATTGGCGAGTCGACGTCGAAGCATCACCGGGACGACGCCCAACAACACCCGATGATGGGCTTGAACGACGACTCAGCTGCTGCGATGCAGCTCTTTCTAACGAATCCGCCACAACCGACGCCACCACCTCCGGAGCTGCGTCCTCCGAGGTCTCCATCATCACCTTCACAAGCTCCTCCTCCCACACTCCCCGACCACCATCGTCAAGCCTTCCGATCATTTGGAGAGGCGTCGTTCGGTGGGGGAGTGGTGGAAGGACGAGGTCTATCTTTGTCGCTGTCCTCATCTCTGCAGCAATTCGATATGGCCAAAGCCGATGAGCTACGAGTGAGGGAAGGGGTGTTGTACTTCAACCAGCAGCAGCCGAAGCTGCATCCAGCATTACACTCGCAAGGTCACGGTCACGACGGGCAGGTCCACATGGGCTACGGCGCCATCGACGCGATCAGCGTGCTGAGGAACTCCAAGTACGCGAGGGCGGCGCAGGAGCTCCTGGAGGAGTTCTGCAGCGTGGGGCGGGGACAACTGACGGGGACCAAGCTCGGCCGGAAACGAGGTGGCTCCTCCAACCCCAACGCAAATCCTAGCGGCGGCGGTGGTTCCAGTTCAGCTGCTGCTGCATGTTCTTCATCTCCCAAATTGGACACCACTCCCTTGTCTTCCGCTGATAAGTTTGAGTACCAGAGGAGGAAGGCCAAGCTTATCTCCATGCTTGACGAG GTGGACAGAAGATACACTCATTACTGCGACCAGATGCAGGTGGTGGTGAACTCCTTTGATTCCGTCGTGGGCTTCGGAGCTGCGGCGCCGTACACAGCTCTGGCTCAGAAGGCCATGTCACGCCACTTCCGGTGCCTCAAGGACGCGATTGCCGCGCAGCTGAAGCAGACATGCGAAACCCTCGGAGAGAAGGAAGTCGCGAGCAACCCCGGCATCACCAAGGGAGAGACGCCGAGGCTCCGGCTGCTCGACCAGAGCCTGCGGCAGCAGCGCGCGTTCCACCAGATGGGGATGATGGATCAGGAAGCATGGAGGCCACAGCGCGGCTTACCGGAGCGCTCCGTGAACATTTTGAGAGCTTGGCTCTTCGAGCACTTCCTTCACCC GTACCCAAGTGATGCAGACAAGCTCTTGTTGTCACGGCAGACAGGTTTATCCAGGAACCAG GTCTCCAACTGGTTTATCAACGCCCGGGTCAGGCTGTGGAAGCCCATGGTGGAGGAGATGTACCAGCAAGAGTTCGAAGGGGAGGCAGGACAAAGCGTGAAGGGCGAAGCTAGCCATGCACAGTCTTCACAACCGCCACAACAGGAAGGCGGCACGTCCGCGAGCTCATCTTCGCACCGCCACTTCGGCACCACACCGGGGATTCCGCCACCGGACGCAGCGGTAAGGCCCCACGGCCAGTCaagtggcagcggcggcggcgagggCATCCTCATCCAGCCGGTGAGGCTCGGCGCCACCGGCGACGTGTCGCTCACTCTAGGCCTACAGCACGCCGGCGGCAACGCATCAGAGAAGACCCGGTTCTCGGCAGGCGACCTCGGTGGCTAA